The DNA region TGCTGTGGCTCTGCCTGCGCGAGCAGGACTATCGTGATGCCCACCGTGACGCCCAGCTCGCGATCGTCGACGCCATCAGCGCCGTCCAGCCCACCGCCGCCCGCGAGCTCGTCACCGCCGGCATCCAAGGTGCAGTCGACTGGCTGATCGGCGAGAAGGCTGAACTCGAATCGAAGGAACAGACCCCGTGATCGCTCCGACCCTCCCCCACGTCGACGACATCACCGCCGTGTTCGGTGCGGTCTTCGCGCCCATCGCCGAGTGGAACGTCGCGTTGACGGCCGAGCTCGGTTCGCCGGCCGCGCGGACTCGGCGCGCCGTCGACTCCGTGGTCGCCGAGCTCGTGCGGCAGGAGCTCGCCCGCGAGGGGTCGCTGGTGGTGGGCGCCGGCTTCGTCGCAGCCCCCGGCTTCCTCGTCGATGCGCCCTGGCACCTCGCCTGGTGGCTGGGTGAAGGCAACAGCTTCGGGAGCGGGACGGCTGGTGGGCGCGCGTCAGGACGGCAGGCGGTGCGCAGGCTCGAGGCCGTCGAGGATCCCGCCTCCGACAGCTTCCGCGACCACACCACGCTGGAGTGGTGGCGCGTTCCCGAGCGCACGGGACGCCGACACATCACGGGGCCCTACGTCGACTACCTCTGCACCGACGACTACACGCTGACCCTGACGGATCCGGTGTTCGTCGATGGACGGCTTGTCGGAGTCGTCGGGGCCGATGTCTACGTGACCGAGGCCGAGCGAGTGCTGCTGACGGCCCTCCGGCGCATCGGCGGCGACGCGAGCCTCGTCAACGCCTCGGGGCGCATCGTCGTCTCGACCGATCCGAGACTGGCGACGGGTTCGCTGGTGCGCGATCCAGCGGTGACGGATGCCGTACGCGACCTCGCTCCTGGAGCCTCCATGGTGCTGGCCGACGGCCGTCGCGTGACGGCCGCCGGTGACACCACGCTCGCGGTCATCACGAGCGGCGCAGCGGACCCCGCTCGCTGAGGCCCGGGCGCGGTCCCCGCCCCGCTCGCTGAGGCCCGGGCGCAGCCCCCGCCCCGCTCGCTGAGGCCCGGGCGCAGCCCGCGGTCGAAGCGCTGCTGCGCTCCGCCCTCACCGAGCGGGAGTCCCGCTAGACCTGCTGCGCCCGCTCCAGCACGAGCTCTCGCACGCGAGCGGCATCCGCCTGCCCCTTCATGGCCTTCATGACGGCGCCGATGACGGCGCCGGCGGCCTGCACCTTGCCGTCGCGGATCTTCGCGAGCACGTCGGGCTGGCCGAGAAGCGCCTCGTCGATGGCGGCGATGAGCGCGCCGTCGTCCGACACGACGGCGAGCCCGCGGGCGTCGACGACCTCCTGCGGAGTTCCCTCACCGGCGATGACGCCTTCGAGGACCTGGCGCGCCAGGCGATGAGTGAGCGTGCCGGCGTCGACCAGCTTGGCCAGCGCGGCGACATCGGCGGGCGACACCAGGCTCGCGGCATCCGCGTCGGAGGTGTTCGCGATCCGCGCGATCTCGCCGGTCCACCACTTGCGCGCGGCGGCCGGAGTGGCGCCGGCGGCCACGGTCTCCGTGATCTCGGTGAGCAGACCCGCGTTGTTGATGTCCTGGAACTCGAGGTCGGTGAATCCCCACTCCGCCTTCAGACGTCGGCGACGCGCGGCGGGCGGCTCGGGAAGCGCCGAACGGAGCTCCTCGATCAGCTCGGCGGACGGAACGACCGGGAGCAGGTCGGGCTCGGGGAAGTAGCGGTAGTCGTCGGCGTCGCTCTTCGGGCGTCCGGCGCTGGTCTCGCCGGTGTCCTCGTGCCAGTGCCGCGTCTCCTGCGTGATGCTGCCGCCCTTCGCGAGGATGGCCGCCTGGCGCTGGATCTCGTAGCGCACTGCGCGCTCGACGGAGCGCAGGGAGTTGACGTTCTTCGTCTCGGTGCGGGTTCCGAGCGGGGCCACGGGCTCACCGGCCGCGGCGCGCGGACGCAGCGACACATTGGCGTCGCAGCGCAGGTTGCCGCGCTCCATCCTGGCGTCGGAGATGCCGAGCGACACGACGATGTCGCGAATGGTCGAGACGTACGCCTTCGCCAGCTCGGGCGAGGAGTGCTCAGCGCCGTAGATCGGCTTCGTGACGATCTCGACGAGCGGGACACCGGCACGGTTGTAGTCGACCAGCGAGTACTCGGCGCCCTGGATGCGGCCGGTCGAGCCACCGACGTGCGTCAGCTTCCCGGCGTCCTCCTCCATGTGGGCGCGCTCGATGGGAACGCTCACGATGGATCCGTCGGACAGCTCGACGTCGACGGAGCCCTCGAAGGCGATGGGCTCGTCGAACTGGGAGATCTGGTAGTTCTTCGGGGTGTCGGGGTAGAAGTAGTTCTTGCGTGCGAAGCGGCTCGACGGAGCGATCTCGCAGCCGAGTGCGAGTCCGAGGCTGATCGAGTACCGCACGGCCTGCGCGTTGACGACCGGCAGGGAGCCCGGCAGGCCGAGGCAGGTCGGCGTGATGTTCGTGTTGGGCTCGGAACCGAACACGTTCGGAGCATCCGAGAACATCTTGGTCTTGGTGTTCAGTTCGACGTGAACCTCGAAGCCCATCACGGGCTCGAACAGCTCGAGTGCCTT from Leifsonia sp. Root1293 includes:
- the gatB gene encoding Asp-tRNA(Asn)/Glu-tRNA(Gln) amidotransferase subunit GatB; the protein is MARAELMDFDKALELFEPVMGFEVHVELNTKTKMFSDAPNVFGSEPNTNITPTCLGLPGSLPVVNAQAVRYSISLGLALGCEIAPSSRFARKNYFYPDTPKNYQISQFDEPIAFEGSVDVELSDGSIVSVPIERAHMEEDAGKLTHVGGSTGRIQGAEYSLVDYNRAGVPLVEIVTKPIYGAEHSSPELAKAYVSTIRDIVVSLGISDARMERGNLRCDANVSLRPRAAAGEPVAPLGTRTETKNVNSLRSVERAVRYEIQRQAAILAKGGSITQETRHWHEDTGETSAGRPKSDADDYRYFPEPDLLPVVPSAELIEELRSALPEPPAARRRRLKAEWGFTDLEFQDINNAGLLTEITETVAAGATPAAARKWWTGEIARIANTSDADAASLVSPADVAALAKLVDAGTLTHRLARQVLEGVIAGEGTPQEVVDARGLAVVSDDGALIAAIDEALLGQPDVLAKIRDGKVQAAGAVIGAVMKAMKGQADAARVRELVLERAQQV
- a CDS encoding PDC sensor domain-containing protein; protein product: MIAPTLPHVDDITAVFGAVFAPIAEWNVALTAELGSPAARTRRAVDSVVAELVRQELAREGSLVVGAGFVAAPGFLVDAPWHLAWWLGEGNSFGSGTAGGRASGRQAVRRLEAVEDPASDSFRDHTTLEWWRVPERTGRRHITGPYVDYLCTDDYTLTLTDPVFVDGRLVGVVGADVYVTEAERVLLTALRRIGGDASLVNASGRIVVSTDPRLATGSLVRDPAVTDAVRDLAPGASMVLADGRRVTAAGDTTLAVITSGAADPAR